The segment CCAGCAATACAGCGGCAAGCGCCGCACCTACGAAGTGGCCCGAGGTCCCTCCCACAACCGGAAAATTTAACATCTGAGCGGCAAATATAAAGGCTGCCAGCACTCCCATCATGGGAACCTGTTTCTCACCCATCTTCTTATTTGTCTCTTTTACAGCCACGGCAATCGCTGCCACCGCAACCACTCCCGTTGCCACTGCAACAGGCGCGCTGAGAAAACCATCCGGTATATGCATGCTAACCCCCAATTTTTCGGTTATTTATGAGGAAACAGACTCACACCTGGCATTTCGGGCACAGCCCGAAAATAGCCAGGTGTCTTACATCAGCTTTAAACCTGTACTTCGAGAGCAGGGAGTTTGCCAGCGGCTGCAGGTCAGCCTCGGGCAGCTCGATGGCATTTCCACATTTATTGCAGATTAGATGATGGTGTTTGCTATGTTCCCTGGCGTGATAACGCGCAATGCCGTCGCCAAGCTCTATCTCCGCTGCCAGACCCAGCTCTTTCAATAGCTCTAAAGTTCGATAGACTGTGGATATATTGGCATAGGGATATTTCTCTTTGAGCTTGTCGAAAATCTCATCGGCACTGATATGGGTTTCCACGCTGTGCAGAGCATCTACAACCATTATGCGCTGAGGAGTAAGCCTGTAACCTTTTTTTTGTAACGTCTCTATACAACTCATCAGTCACTATTATTACACAGAATAATAGCAATTGCAACTGGTCGCAATTAATACCGATTGCCAGTCAGGCAAGTTTATCTTTGCTGTCCAGCATTATAGTGACGGGGCCGTCATTAACGATACTGACCAGCATATGTGCCCCGAATACGCCGGCCTGGACTTTCAGGCCTGTTTCCGAGACGCGTCCGATGAAATAATTATAGAGTTTTTCCGCCATCTCCGGCGGCGCAGCCTCAGTAAAGCTGGGGCGGCGACCCCGGCTGGTATCCGCCAGCAGCGTAAACTGGCTTATCACCAGCAGTTCCGCTTTAATCTGCAGCGCTGACAGATTAAATTTACTATTGTCATCACTGAACATCCTGAGGTTGACTACTTTATCGGCCAGGTAATCGGCGTCTTTCTCGCCATCATCACCGCCCACACCAAGCAATATGACAAAACCCTGACCTATCCGGCCGGTTACTCTACCGTCAACCGTTACCTCTGCTCCTGTTACACGCTGTAAAAGTGCTTTCAAATCGTGTCAATCCTCATTACAATCCTCACTATTTTATTAAATACCAAAGCGGATAACAACGACGAACATCTGGCATTTCAAATCAAGCATCAGCAGACGTTTTTGTATACAACATTGTATATCGCATATGTATTTATAGTAATTGACACTACTGGGGTTTGGCGTTACAATCAATCCTAACTGAGCGACGATGCTCAGGAGGTTCCCTATGAAAGAGATGCAAATCGACAGTATACGTGTCAGCCTGATGAATTATCAGCATGTGGTCATACTTAAGGAGAGGCAGACCGACCGCTACCTGCCGATCTGGATAGGTCCAGCGGAGGCCGATGCCATTTCCATGAAGTTGCAGAACGTCGATGTTTCACGTCCCATGACACATGACCTGTTGAAAAATACCTTCTTTGCACTCAAATCGCTGTCAGGAACCAACATATCAAAGATTGTGGTCAACGACCTGCGTTCAGATACTTTTTATGCACAAATCGTCTTTGAATTCACTGAAGGTCCCCCTGTTGTTGAGCTTGAGGCTCGTTCGGGCCGCGGCCGTCTACAGGATCTGGACAGGGACGCCAAATTGTCTTTGGTATGGCAGGGCCATGAATTTAAATCCACTATTGTGAACAGGTGGCAGGACGGAAAAAAACACTTTATGGAAATCGATGGCGGGGAAGGCTGGGTGTTTGAAGTGTTCTACGACGAGCAGAATAAACGGTGGCTAATGACTAAAATGAAGCTGGACTCCCGTCCCAGTGATGCTATAGCCCTGGCTGTAAGGGTCACAGCGCCCATTTACGCGGAAGAATCGGTCCTCGATAAGGCCGGTATCATCCTCGACGGCGAATCGGGTAAGATCACCGCTCAACCCAAGGCCGGCGACGGCAGCGTCAACCCTGGAAAGGTCAACGAGCAGGAAATAATGAAATATCCGGCAATTTACGATTTCATTAACACTCTTGATCTGGATGACTTTGGCAAAAAGAAGTCCTGATTATTGAGCGCCTGCAATACACTGTAACCGACCTGATATTTACTATAGTAATCACTGCCACTTCTTAAAATGCGTAGTTACTAAGGCGTATACTATGTTGCCAAAAATCAATGGATTTTCCGTTGACGGTTAAAATACATGCTTGTTATAATGCAGTGATTAAAAAAGACAGCGAACTGAAACCAGATAAAAAACAGCTACTCAGAGGATTTTGGTTTCTCTTTAATGTCGGTTGGTATGTAGCGCTAAGTTTGATACTGCCAACGGCCCTCGGCCTGTGGTTGGATGCTCCAGAGCGATTGAACAGCAGGCCACTATGCACGTTGATTGGCTTTGTGCTTGGGACCTCGGCAGCAGGGTACGGATTGTACCGCATGCTGCGCCAGTTTATTGACGAGCAAAAGAAGATGGATGCAAAAAAGAACTCGATAAAGGAGCAGGACAGTGAGTAAACTTGGTTGCTCCAGCCGGTTAATGGTTATCCTCGGCATATTCCTTCTGGCACTCTTACTGACCTCATTTGTGATGGGCCCCCTCGGCAGCAAATTCTTTAATATCAGCGTGCCGCAGGACTTACAGGTCAGCAAGCCACATGTTGTGCTTCCCTCGGAAGCGATGTTCCATATAGGCGAGTTCAAGGTCACCAATACCCTTATCTCATCCTGGGTTACCATCCTGTTGCTTTTCCTCGTATTCTTCTTTGCCACCAGAAAAATGAAGGTAATACCAGGCAGGCTGCAGAGCTTTGCAGAGGTAGTAGTCGACGGCATCTACAATACTATTGAAGGCGTTGCCGGACCCAAGAACGTCCGCACTTTCTTCCCCATAGTTACAACGATATTTTTATATGTTGTCACCAATGCCCTGCTGGCGCTTGTGCCGCTCTGGGGCACATGGGGACCGGTTGAACACATAGGTGAAGGGTCCCACTCAGCCACCGTTGTTGTGCCATTCCTGCGTGCCGCCAATACGGATGTGAACCTCACACTTTCGATCGCGCTCGTTTCTTTCGTATTTATTGAATACCTCGGATTTTCCAAGATCGGCCCGCTTAAATACGTGGACTCGTTCTTCCAGTTCAGCGCACTGGGCAAGGCCTTCGGAGACCTTTTCAAAGGCAATGTGAAGCCATTCCTCAGCGGACTGGCGTTTGGGTTCATCAATATCTATGTCGGGCTGCTGGAAATATTAAGCCACTTCATCAGGATCGTCAGTTTTACCTTCCGTCTATTTGGCAACATGACTGCAGGAGAAATTCTGCTTGGCGTTATGACATTCCTGGTGGCCTTCATAGCACCTGTACCGTTCTATGGTCTGGAAACCCTTGTCGGTTTCCTGCAGGCTATGATTTTCGCAGGCCTGACACTCGTATTCGGTGTAATGGCAGTAACCTCGCACCATGAAGAGGGTGCTGAACACAATTAATCTGTACTCAAGTAAAAGGAGGGATCTAATGGACGCTGAAACTATGAAAATGCTGGGTGCTGGCCTTGCCGGTGGACTGGGTATGCTTGGGCCGGGCATCGGTCTTGGCCTTATCGGCCTGGGCGCCATGCAGGCGCTGGGCCGCAATCCTGAAGCCAGGGGCGTACTCCTGACCAACATGATCCTGATCGGCGCTCTGACGGAGGCGGTCGGCATCTATGCTCTGATCATAGCCATACTGCTCGCCATGGTAGTCTAATTCCTGTTTATTGCTGAGGAAGGACCGCTTCAATTGTCGTCCTTCCCGGTTCCGGCAATAAACGCCGGCGCCCTTTAAGAAAAAAACAGGATTGGAACTTTGAGGTAAATATGGAAAGTATCGGAATAAATTGGCAACTGCTGGTTGCATTTCTGATCAATTTCCTTGTCCTCTTCGGGCTGCTCACTGCGATTCTATACAAGCCGGTCCTTAAAATGCTTGACGAGCGGGCCGCCAAGATAAAGGAGAGCCTGGAACAGGCCGAGAAGATAAAGGAGCAGACGAGCCGCAGCGAGGAACAGATCAAAGCTGCTGTCGAAGCTGCACGCAGAGAAGGCCAGGTGATCATCACGCAGGCCTCTCAGATAGCCGATAAGATCAAGGAAGAGGCCAAAGATGGTGCACGCAAGGAAGCAGATGCAATCATAAACAAGGCCAGGGATGAGATCAAGCTCGAACGCGATAAATCCATCGCAGAGCTGCGGTCAGAGTTCTCCAGCCTCACTATCCTGGCGGCTGAAAAGGTCATCAATGAGTCTCTTGACGCACAGAAACACCGCAAGCTGATCAACGAGGTACTGGACCAGAGTAATACGTTCAAACAGAATTAAGCAGGATAGAAAAATGATTTCAACGATTTCTGCCAGGCGCTACGCGCAAGCGATCTTTCAGATCGCGCAGGCGAATAACAACCTGGATGAATGGAAAAAGGAGCTCCGCAAGCTGGCTGACCTGATGAAGGACAGTGAGATTGTGGATTTGATAGATCATCCCAAGGTCTCATTCAACCTGAAAGCGGAATTGATCAAACAGAAGCTTAATACGTCCAATGAGCTTGTCCTTAATCTGTGCTACCTGCTCATTCTGAAAGGCAGGATAAAGAACGCGGAACAGATAGCCGATGAATATGACAACCTGGTCGATGAACAGCGCGGCATCAAGCACGCGGTGGTCACGACGGCTGTCCCGATAGATGAAAACGATAAACAGAAGGTAACCGGTCAGCTCGAAAAGATAACCGGCAAGAAAGTTACCGTTAAGCTCAAGGTCAATCCTTCCATAATCGGCGGCATGGTAGCCCGCATTGAAGATACTTTAATAGACGGCAGTATCCGCAACAGGCTGGAACTGCTGAGGAAAGACCTTGTAGAAGCTACGAAATAAACAACCTTTAAGGGGGTGAGCAGATTGAAATCCCAGGAAAAAGATATAGTTTCGGTAATCAAGGAGCAAATCGAGCGCTTCGGCGCCACTGCCACCATGGTAGACGTTGGAACCGTGGTGGAGGTCGGCGACGGCGTTGCCCGCATACAGGGCCTGCGCAAAGCCAAGAACAATGAACTTCTGGCATTCCCCAACGGCATCATGGGACTGGCACTCAACCTGGAGGAAGACAATGTGGCCGCCGTGATCCTTGGCGAATACAGCCATATTAAGGAAGGCGACGAGGTCCATTGCACCGGCCGCGTAGTCGAGGTCCCTGTCGGCAACGAGCTCATCGGCCGCGTGGTAAACACACTCGGTCAGCCCCTCGACGGCCTTGGCCCCATCAAGACCTCTAAATCCCGGCCTGTCGAACGTATCGCCCCCAACGTCGTTGACAGGCAGCCGGTTAATGTATCCGTGCACACCGGTATTAAATGTGTCGATGCCCTGGTGCCCATCGGGCGAGGGCAACGTGAGCTGATCATCGGCGACCGCTCCATCGGCAAATCCGCGGTTGCCATCGACGCCATCATCGCCCAGAAAGGCAAAGACCTTATATGCATCTACGTGGCGATCGGCCAGAAGACGGCCAAGGTAGCAAACACTGTTGAAACGCTTAGAAAATACGGCGCCATGGAACACACCGTAGTGGTGGTTGCCACATCGTCCGACCCGGCGTCAATGCAATACCTGTCGGCATATGCGGGATGCGCTATCGGTGAAGAGTTCATGGAGCAGGGCAAGGACGCCCTCATTATATACGACGACCTTTCCAAGCATGCATGGGCATACCGCCAGGTATCGCTCATCCTGCGCCGTCCTCCCGGACGCGAAGCCTACCCCGGCGATGTTTTCTACCTGCACAGCAGGCTGCTTGAAAGGGCGGCCAAGCTCTCCGCCGAGCTGGGAGGAGGCTCGCTTACAGCTCTTCCCGTTATCGAAATTCAGGCCGGCGACATGTCGGCATATATTCCAACCAATGTCATCTCCATTACCGACGGACAGATCCTGCTCGAGACAGATATGTTCAACGCAGGCATCCGCCCGGCGCTTAACGTTGGCCTCTCCGTTTCCCGCGTAGGCGGCAATGCCCAGACCAAGGCCATGAGGCAGGTGGCGGGCAAATTGAGGCTCGATATGGCGCAATATGCCGAGCTGGCTACTTTCGCTCAATTCGGCGCTTCGGACCTGGACAAGGCCACCCTGGCACAGCTGGAGCGCGGCAAGCGCATGATTGAGATACTCAAACAGCCGCAATATGACCCGCTTTCACTGGAAAACGAGGTTATGATACTGTTTGCCGTCACCAACGGATATATCGACGATGTCCCGGTTGAGAAGGTTTCGGCCTTCGAGAATGCATTCTATAAATTCATGCTCAATAACCATCCCGCAGTCGGCAATACAATTGCGGCCGACAAGGCGTTAAAACCTGAAACTGAGGCAGAACTCAAAAAGGCCATAGCAGAATTTAAGCAGAGCTCTGCTTATTGAGGCGATTAGATGGTAAGTCCAAAAATACTTAGACGGCGGATCCGCAGTGTCCAGAGCACGGCCAAAATAACCCGTGCCATGGAGATGATCGCCACTGCCAAAATGAAGAAGGCCCAGGATATGGCCATCGCAGGCAGGCCTTACAGCGACAAGATCATGCACATCATAGCCGACCTGTCCGCCCAGGCTGCCGCCGGAGGAGCCAGTCACCCGCTGCTGGTAGCACGCCCCGTAAATAAAATAGGCATCGTGCATATAACGACTGACCGGGGTTTATGCGGCGGTTTGAACACCAACCTGAACCGGCTGGTAGGCAATTTTATTCTCGAACAGAAGGTCCCGGTCACGGTTATTACAGTGGGCTCCAAAGGCCGTGATTTCATGCGCCGATCGATGCGTGAGATCCGCGCCGAGTTCACCAAACTGGGTGACCGGCCCAAGATGGCAGACACCATGGCTATTTCGCAGATTGTGATAGACGACTACACCAACGGGCTCTATGACCGCGTCTATATCGCCTATTCCCGGTTCGTCAACCTGATGAGCCAGAAACCCGTACTGGAACTTTTACTGCCCGTGGAGCCGGCGCAGTTGCCCAAGACCGTCAGCCCGGAATATATTTTCGAACCCAACGCTATGCATGTCCTCGGCGAGCTACTGCCAAGGTTCGTCGAAATGCAGGTGTATCACTCCTTACTTGAATCAATCGCCAGCGAACAGTCGGCGCGCATGATGGCTATGCGCAATGCCACCGACAATGCCTACGATGTAATCGCCGAGCTTACGCTGACAATGAATAAAGCCCGCCAGGAGATGATCACCAAGGAACTGCTCGATATCGTCGCAGGCGTTGAAGGTCTCAAATAGGAGGTGCAATTTGGCAAAAGGTAAAGTAATTCAGGTCATCGGCACGGTAGTCGATGTCGAGTTTCCTCAGGAGGAATTGCCTGCGATTTACAACGCCCTCGAGATAATGCAGGACGGCGAGAAGATCGTGCTGGAGACGGTGCAACATATCGGCAATAACTGGGTGCGCTGCCTGTCCCTCTGCCCTACCGAGGGCCTTCAGAGGGGCGCGGTGGCCGTCGATACCGGTGCTCCCATCTCCGTACCGGTCGGCAAAGCCACACTCGGACGCCTGTTCAATGTGTTCGGAGATCCCCTGGACAGGCTGGGAGAGATAAAGACTAAAGACAAGTTGCCCATTCACCGCGATCCCCCCAGCCTGGCAGAACAGGAGACAACCATACAGATGCTGGAGACAGGCATCAAGGTTATCGACCTCATCACTCCTTTCACCAGGGGAGGCAAGATCGGAGCCTACGGCGGCGCCGGCGTGGGCAAGACGGTCATCATCCAGGAGCTAATCCACAATATCGCCACCGCGCACGGCGGCTTCTCGGTATTTGCCGGCGTGGGAGAGAGGTCCAGGGAAGGCAACGACCTCTGGCGTGAAATGAAAGAATCAGGCGTCATCGAGAAGACCATCATGGTCTTCGGCCAGATGAACGAGCCTCCCGGCGTCCGTGCCCGCGTGGCGCTCACCGGGGTAACATTTGCAGAACACTTCCGCGACCACGAGGGATTGGATGTGCTGCTTTTCGTCGATAACATTTACCGCCACATTCTCGCCAACATGGAAGTATCAGCGCTGCTCGGCCGCATGCCTTCAGCCGTGGGCTATCAGCCTACGCTGGGCACCGACGTGGCCGAGATGGAAGACCGCATCACGTCGACCAAGAAGGGTTCGATCACCTCGTTCCAGGCCATCTATGTGCCGGCGGATGACTACACCGATCCCGGCATCGTCACAACCTTCGGCCATCTCGATGGAGTCGTATCGCTCGAGCGCGCGATCGCGGCACAGGGTTTCTACCCGGCGGTGGACCCCCTAGCCTCCACCTCGCGCATTCTCGATCCACAGGTCGTGGGAGAGGACCACTACCAGGCTGCCCGCGGCATTCAGAAGGTGCTGCAGCGCTACAAGGACCTGCAGGACGTTATCGCCATCCTGGGAATGGAAGAGCTGAGCGAAGAAGACAAGGTGACCGTCAACAGGGCGCGCCGCATACAGAGATTCCTTACGCAGCCTATGTTCGTGGCGGAGCCTTTCACGGGCATACCGGGCAAATATGTGACGATTAAGGAGACCGTCCGCGGGTTTAAAGAGATACTTGAAGGCAAATGGGACCACCTCCCCGAATCTGCATTCGTAATGGTGGGTACTATTGAAGAAGCTGCAGAGAAAGCACAAAAATTAGAGGCGTAATCATGCCGACAATGAAGTTAGAGATAGTCACTGCCGAGCGCCAGATCTTTTCCGGCGATGTAACTACAGTCATTGCCGAGGGCACCGAGGGGCAGATGACCGTACTTCCCAAGCATGCCCCCCTCATCACCATGCTTGCACCGGGCGAGCTTGTCATACGTAAAGATGGAGACGAGCAATATATGGTTATCACCGGCGGTTTCATGGAGGTCATGCCGGAAAAAGTGATCGTGCTGGCCGACTCTTGCGAGAGATGCGATGAGATCGATCTTGAACGCGCCGCTGCAGCAAAGCAGCGAGCAGAAGAACGGCTCAAGTCAATCACCTCTGATATCGATCAGTCGAGGGCGGAGGCTGCCCTCAGGCGTTCTCTCGCCCGCCTGCGCGTTGCTGAAAAACGCCGCAGAACACCAGGCTACAAGCCCCGCGTATAGATTGCAGAAAAAATATAAGCCAATATCGATCGTTCGGTCGATATTGGCTTTTTAATTGCCGGCTAATATTTAGATTATCTCGAGTCTGACTCTGGTACCTTCTTTGGTGGCGACCACGCGCAAAAGGGTGCGCATGGCTTCAGCAACCCTTCCCTGCTTGCCGATTACCCGGCCCTTGTCCTCTGCATTGACCTCCAGCTTGATGACCACACCCCCCGCATCAGTCTCCTGCGTTACCTTGACATCATCGGGCGCGCTCACGATACACCGGGCAATGTATTCGACTAACTCCTTCATGC is part of the Dehalococcoidia bacterium genome and harbors:
- a CDS encoding Fur family transcriptional regulator encodes the protein MSCIETLQKKGYRLTPQRIMVVDALHSVETHISADEIFDKLKEKYPYANISTVYRTLELLKELGLAAEIELGDGIARYHAREHSKHHHLICNKCGNAIELPEADLQPLANSLLSKYRFKADVRHLAIFGLCPKCQV
- the dtd gene encoding D-aminoacyl-tRNA deacylase encodes the protein MKALLQRVTGAEVTVDGRVTGRIGQGFVILLGVGGDDGEKDADYLADKVVNLRMFSDDNSKFNLSALQIKAELLVISQFTLLADTSRGRRPSFTEAAPPEMAEKLYNYFIGRVSETGLKVQAGVFGAHMLVSIVNDGPVTIMLDSKDKLA
- a CDS encoding bifunctional nuclease family protein — encoded protein: MKEMQIDSIRVSLMNYQHVVILKERQTDRYLPIWIGPAEADAISMKLQNVDVSRPMTHDLLKNTFFALKSLSGTNISKIVVNDLRSDTFYAQIVFEFTEGPPVVELEARSGRGRLQDLDRDAKLSLVWQGHEFKSTIVNRWQDGKKHFMEIDGGEGWVFEVFYDEQNKRWLMTKMKLDSRPSDAIALAVRVTAPIYAEESVLDKAGIILDGESGKITAQPKAGDGSVNPGKVNEQEIMKYPAIYDFINTLDLDDFGKKKS
- a CDS encoding AtpZ/AtpI family protein — encoded protein: MDFPLTVKIHACYNAVIKKDSELKPDKKQLLRGFWFLFNVGWYVALSLILPTALGLWLDAPERLNSRPLCTLIGFVLGTSAAGYGLYRMLRQFIDEQKKMDAKKNSIKEQDSE
- a CDS encoding FoF1 ATP synthase subunit a, whose translation is MSKLGCSSRLMVILGIFLLALLLTSFVMGPLGSKFFNISVPQDLQVSKPHVVLPSEAMFHIGEFKVTNTLISSWVTILLLFLVFFFATRKMKVIPGRLQSFAEVVVDGIYNTIEGVAGPKNVRTFFPIVTTIFLYVVTNALLALVPLWGTWGPVEHIGEGSHSATVVVPFLRAANTDVNLTLSIALVSFVFIEYLGFSKIGPLKYVDSFFQFSALGKAFGDLFKGNVKPFLSGLAFGFINIYVGLLEILSHFIRIVSFTFRLFGNMTAGEILLGVMTFLVAFIAPVPFYGLETLVGFLQAMIFAGLTLVFGVMAVTSHHEEGAEHN
- a CDS encoding ATP synthase F0 subunit C; its protein translation is MDAETMKMLGAGLAGGLGMLGPGIGLGLIGLGAMQALGRNPEARGVLLTNMILIGALTEAVGIYALIIAILLAMVV
- the atpF gene encoding F0F1 ATP synthase subunit B, which codes for MESIGINWQLLVAFLINFLVLFGLLTAILYKPVLKMLDERAAKIKESLEQAEKIKEQTSRSEEQIKAAVEAARREGQVIITQASQIADKIKEEAKDGARKEADAIINKARDEIKLERDKSIAELRSEFSSLTILAAEKVINESLDAQKHRKLINEVLDQSNTFKQN
- the atpH gene encoding ATP synthase F1 subunit delta, which translates into the protein MISTISARRYAQAIFQIAQANNNLDEWKKELRKLADLMKDSEIVDLIDHPKVSFNLKAELIKQKLNTSNELVLNLCYLLILKGRIKNAEQIADEYDNLVDEQRGIKHAVVTTAVPIDENDKQKVTGQLEKITGKKVTVKLKVNPSIIGGMVARIEDTLIDGSIRNRLELLRKDLVEATK
- the atpA gene encoding F0F1 ATP synthase subunit alpha; translated protein: MKSQEKDIVSVIKEQIERFGATATMVDVGTVVEVGDGVARIQGLRKAKNNELLAFPNGIMGLALNLEEDNVAAVILGEYSHIKEGDEVHCTGRVVEVPVGNELIGRVVNTLGQPLDGLGPIKTSKSRPVERIAPNVVDRQPVNVSVHTGIKCVDALVPIGRGQRELIIGDRSIGKSAVAIDAIIAQKGKDLICIYVAIGQKTAKVANTVETLRKYGAMEHTVVVVATSSDPASMQYLSAYAGCAIGEEFMEQGKDALIIYDDLSKHAWAYRQVSLILRRPPGREAYPGDVFYLHSRLLERAAKLSAELGGGSLTALPVIEIQAGDMSAYIPTNVISITDGQILLETDMFNAGIRPALNVGLSVSRVGGNAQTKAMRQVAGKLRLDMAQYAELATFAQFGASDLDKATLAQLERGKRMIEILKQPQYDPLSLENEVMILFAVTNGYIDDVPVEKVSAFENAFYKFMLNNHPAVGNTIAADKALKPETEAELKKAIAEFKQSSAY
- the atpG gene encoding ATP synthase F1 subunit gamma yields the protein MVSPKILRRRIRSVQSTAKITRAMEMIATAKMKKAQDMAIAGRPYSDKIMHIIADLSAQAAAGGASHPLLVARPVNKIGIVHITTDRGLCGGLNTNLNRLVGNFILEQKVPVTVITVGSKGRDFMRRSMREIRAEFTKLGDRPKMADTMAISQIVIDDYTNGLYDRVYIAYSRFVNLMSQKPVLELLLPVEPAQLPKTVSPEYIFEPNAMHVLGELLPRFVEMQVYHSLLESIASEQSARMMAMRNATDNAYDVIAELTLTMNKARQEMITKELLDIVAGVEGLK
- the atpD gene encoding F0F1 ATP synthase subunit beta, yielding MAKGKVIQVIGTVVDVEFPQEELPAIYNALEIMQDGEKIVLETVQHIGNNWVRCLSLCPTEGLQRGAVAVDTGAPISVPVGKATLGRLFNVFGDPLDRLGEIKTKDKLPIHRDPPSLAEQETTIQMLETGIKVIDLITPFTRGGKIGAYGGAGVGKTVIIQELIHNIATAHGGFSVFAGVGERSREGNDLWREMKESGVIEKTIMVFGQMNEPPGVRARVALTGVTFAEHFRDHEGLDVLLFVDNIYRHILANMEVSALLGRMPSAVGYQPTLGTDVAEMEDRITSTKKGSITSFQAIYVPADDYTDPGIVTTFGHLDGVVSLERAIAAQGFYPAVDPLASTSRILDPQVVGEDHYQAARGIQKVLQRYKDLQDVIAILGMEELSEEDKVTVNRARRIQRFLTQPMFVAEPFTGIPGKYVTIKETVRGFKEILEGKWDHLPESAFVMVGTIEEAAEKAQKLEA
- a CDS encoding F0F1 ATP synthase subunit epsilon, which codes for MPTMKLEIVTAERQIFSGDVTTVIAEGTEGQMTVLPKHAPLITMLAPGELVIRKDGDEQYMVITGGFMEVMPEKVIVLADSCERCDEIDLERAAAAKQRAEERLKSITSDIDQSRAEAALRRSLARLRVAEKRRRTPGYKPRV
- a CDS encoding KH domain-containing protein, encoding MKELVEYIARCIVSAPDDVKVTQETDAGGVVIKLEVNAEDKGRVIGKQGRVAEAMRTLLRVVATKEGTRVRLEII